The DNA sequence TAAAACCCGAAGCACTCACAGTATCCGGTAACCCGAATTTTGACTGGATCCACGAACTGATCGGCGGCGCAGACCTGTCCGCTGACTGGCGGAGTCGGCATGGCGTGCAGCCAGGTGACCTGCTGGTGCTGTATGGGATGAAACCCCACTGGGATCAGCACGAAGAGTTGATCGTCCAGTGCCTGGAACAATTGCTTCCCAGGCGTCCGCACTGGAAAGTAGTCGTTCGCCCGCATCCCAATAGTGACGCGGTCCTCGCGCAGAATGTGATTCAGAGACTGGGGCCGGAGATCGCATTCCTGAATGAAAACACACCATTGTCAGAGGCACTGACTGCCTGCGATGCTCTGATCACTCACAAGTCAACGGTATCAGTGGAGGCGGCGCTGTTGGGTAAACAGGTCGCGCTGGTGCATTCGAACCACGATTACCCGACGCACGGAATCCCTTTACACCTGTTTGGCTGGGGAACGTTTTCGATCTCCGTGCCAGAGGCAATCGAAGCATTGTCCCGCTGGAAAAAGGAAGCTCCGGAGCGGGAAGCCGAGCGCGGTGCGAAAGTACGCGCTGCCTGGAACTGCGATGGCCAGTCCCACGTGCGGATCGCTGCCGTTGTCGCGCAAGCCCTTGCAGAGGGGCAGCAGCACCACGCTGCCTGATATCGGTCATATTTATTCTACTCATTATTGAATTATGGGAAACCTTTGAAGACTTCAGATCTCCGACCACACGGCATCATGTTTCATCATTTTCATAATGAAAAACATATTCAGGGACAGGGGGCAATCTCTGCCGACGAACTAGCTCAGATCATCGAATATTACCAGCAGTCACATCGGATCCTGCCTGCACGTGAATGGCTGGAAAAAGCAAATCAGGGTACGCTGGATGATCACGAAGCCTGCCTGACGTTTGATGATGCCCTGCTCTGCCAGTACGAAGTCGCTTTGCCCGTATTACAGCATTTTAACCTGACGGCTTTCTGGTTTGTATACTCATCTGTGATTACCGGCGGCAATGAAAAGCTGGAGATCTATCGTAAATTCCGCACGGTCTGTTTCGAAACGATCAATGATTTCTATCGGTGTTTTTACAAGACCATTAGCGAGTCACCTTACCAGTCAGCAGTCGCGACGGCACTCAAAGGATTTATTCCCGAAGAGTATCTCAAGCAGTTCCCCTTCTATACCGAACCTGATCGGCAGTTTCGCTTTGTACGGGACCAGGTTCTGGGCCCGAATATTTACACTGAAGTGCTGGATCTGATGATGCAGGCGGAGAAGATTGATCTGCCGGAATTCACCAGCGACCTGTGGATGAATGAGCAACAGGTGATCGACCTGCACGCGCAGCAGCATGTGATCGGACTGCACTCACATACGCATCCAACCGCACTGTCGGCGCTGGACGCGGATGGGCAGCGGGTGGAGTACCAGACGAACTTTGAAACACTGAACCGGATCCTGAGAGTAGCGCCGGACACCGTGTCACATCCCTGTAATTCCTACAACGCAGAAACACTTAAGATTCTCAGGGACCTGCAGATCAAAGTCGGTTTCCGTTCGAACATGGCTGAGCAACAGATTTCGCAGCTTGAATTTCCCCGCGAAGATCACGCCAATATCATGGAAAAGATGGCAGCATGAAAATCACGGTTTTCACCAGTAACCAGCCCCGACACCTTTCGCTGATCGCCGGCCTGGCTTCGATTGCAGATGAAGTCTTTGCCATCCAGGAATGCAACACGATTTTCCCGGGACAGGTGGCGGACTTTTTCCGACGTTCCGAAGTGATGCAGGAATACTTCAGCCATGTTATCGCCGCCGAGAAGGAGATTTTCGGACTGCCCCGTTTTTCACCAGCCAACGTGCGATCGCTGTCCATGAAACTGGGCGACCTGAACCGCCTGGAAATGTCCACCCTGCAGCCGGCGCTGGAGAGCGATTATTACGTGGTGTTTGGCAGTAGTTTTATCAAAGGGGATCTGATCGATTTTCTGGTCAATCACCGTGCTTTAAATATTCACATGGGTGTTTCGCCTTACTACCGAGGCAGCAGTTGTAATTTCTGGGCACTGCAGGAAGGGCACCCCGATTACGTGGGCGCCACGATTCACATGCTGTCCAAGGGGCTCGACTCGGGACCGATGCTGTTTCATGCCCTGCCGGCGCCCCAGGAAATCGAAGCGTTTCCACTGGGCATGCAGGCCGTCAAAGCCGCGCATACCGGACTGATTGAATATCTCCAGGCGGGCAAGATTTTCGATTTCGAGCCAGTCGTGCAGGACAAATCGCTGGAGCTCAAATATACGCGGAACAGTGATTTCACCGACGAAGTGGCAGCAGCCTATCTACAGGCTGCCCCCTCGGCAGCAGACATAGCGCATGCGTTGGCAGCGCGGGATCTGGAACGTTTTCTACACCCGTACCTGTTCTGAACGTCAGCCATCAGGTTATATAATCTGCTTACAGATTCCCGGTTAATGCACCTCGGTGAGGGAAGCGATTACCTCAGTCACCCGCGCGACGATTCCGGAAAACATCTGGGCTCCCTTTTCCGGAGTGGCCAGATCCGGTCGGCCGGTGGCCCCGGCGCTGGTTCGCTGATACATATCGCGACAATGATAGACGCCGTCTACCATGTCTAGTTCGTAATCGCTGAAATTCTCAATTTTGGACGTATGCACGAGTTCGGGACGCAGATGCATGATCAGCGACGTTTCCGCTTCGCAGGCATGTCCGACTGTTTTGCATTCCCCTTCCATGAGCGCTGCAATTTCCTGTTCGGCGATAGACCAGTAGGAAGCCGCGAGTAACTGGCAATTCGGGTAATGAACCTGGAGACGACGCAGAGCGGTCTGCATCGGTCCGATATTTCCGCCATGGCCGTTGAGAATCAGAATGCGCTGGAAGCCGTCATTCAGTACCGACTCGCAAATCTCGTAGAGCAGCGTTTCGTAATTTTCCACGCGAGGTGTCAGTGTTGCGCCCCAGCGAAGATGATGCTGACTGGCCCCCAGCCATTGTGTCGGCAGGAGCAGCAGCGATTCAGGCAGGTTCTGTTCTACCGCTTCCGCGACCGCGGTGCAGATAAAGTGATCGGTGCCGGTCGGCATGTGGGGGCCGTGCTGTTCGACGGCGGCGATCGGAAGCACCACCAGTGTGTCTTCGCGGGGCACGTTCTTGAGTTCGACGGCAGTCATTTCTATAAATTTCATGGCAGATTACTCGCTGGATTCCTGAGAAAGCGTCTGTTGGCCTCGCACAACATTCCAAAAAGTGAGCGGCTCCTCTTCCGAGTCCCTGCTGGAAGGAGATCCGTGAATCAGGTTGGAGACCAGGCTCACACCCAGGCCGATGACCAGACTCAAGCCAAAACCGATGGGCCAGTACCAGACCGAAAACCAGTCCGAGTAAAGATACATCAGGGCAATGGTAATGACCGCGCCCACGAAGGTTCCCACCCAGACGCCGGCGGTCGTCGTATTCTTGAAAAACAGGGCCAACACGAAGACCGCCAGTAAGGGTCCCCCAAAACCGGCAGTCATTTTTTTGCCGATCGCAAACACGTCTCCCATCTCACCGACATTACAGGCGAGGAATACCGAGAGAATTCCGATCAGGACGACCAGCGCCCGGTCCTGCAGGACTTCGATTTTATTGTTCTCCGGTTTCCAGTGTGGCATGTGGCGATCGCGGAAATCAACCATCAGCGCGGTTGTTACAGAGTGAATGCCCGAGTCGATACTCGACATCACGGCTGCCATCAAAGCTACCAGAAACAGACCGATGACCCCGGGAGGAAAATGCAGGCGGACATATTGCGGCAGTGCCTGGTCCTGCTTATTCAGGGCCCGAATGTCCTCGGCCACATATTCGGGATACGACTGATAGTATTCGGGGACCGACACACCAGGGGCGGCGTCCGTGCGCCAGTCGGGCAGTTGTCCATTCAGTTCGGTGGCAAGCACCGAAACCATCTCTTCAGGGAAGTGCTGGTAGTGCGAGTACAGGCCGATCCCGATGGCCAGCAGACCGGGGACCACGGTCCACATGCCGAGAATGTTGATCATGAAACCGATCTGGGACGTCCGTTCGGAACGGGCAGCGATATAGCGCTGGACGGCAACCTGGTCTGCACCAAATGCGGAGAGCCCTTCCAGAAACAGACCGATGAGCAGCGCCCAACTGCCGTATTCCAGAGTCATTGAAGGGGTGAAATCGATCAGGACATTGCTGCGTCCCTCGAAGTAAGTCGAAATGACACCCGAGACGCCCCCCTCGGTCTGGCTTAAAATCAGGCCGAGTGTCAGCAGAATCGTGAGACTGAAAATGAAGAACTGCATCACGTCGGTCCACATCACAGCCCGCAGACCGCCGAGCATCGTATAAAAAATGGAGACGATGCCGAGGACGACGATGACCATGGTCTGATCGACCTGCATCACGTTGGCCAGGACGACCGAGGCGGCATAGGTTGCGGAAGCCATCCAGCCGATTCTGAGAAAAATAAAGAGTCCGCTGGCCAGGGAACGGACCGACACATGGTAGCGGCGTTCCAGGTACTCATAAGCGGTCTGACATTTGAGGCGGGCATAAATGGGAATGAAGACCCAGAGCACCAGCGGCGCCATCAGTGAAATCGAAATCAGAAACAGGCTGATCCGCAGACCGCTGCCATATGCGATGGAGGGGTACATCACGAAACTATTGGCGGAAAACAGCGTCGCCATCACACTCAGACCGACGGGCAGCCAGCCCATCGAATTTCCGGCGGCAAAAAATTCCTGCCGGGTCTGATTGCGACCGAAATAGATCCCCAGGCCCACGGAGACCAGCAGGTAGGCTAGAATAACACCATAATCAAGCGTATGCATCTTGCAGACTGTCCAGAAAAATCAGGAAGGAGGGCCGCGATTCGTTTCGCTGCCTGGAGGTTGCCAGTCAGGATTCCGCCGTCTCATCAACGAAATCAGTGAGTGGCATTTTCATCAAAGCGAAATTCCGACTTGCCGGTAAACGTGGTCGAGGGAATCGTCGGACAGATTTTTTTCTCAATATGTTCCACGACCAGTTCGGTTCCCCGGAAATGACTGATGGGAGGATCATTCTGCTGGAAAAGCGAATCGGTGAGATCCCGGCAGAGAACCGCATTTTTTCCCTGGTAGACCATCTGTCTTAATCCAAAGGGGCGGCCGCAGACACACAGATTGGTGTGCACTCCCATCAGAACCACATTCTTAATTCCCCGCTGTTCGAGCAGATTAAAAACTTCCTGGCCGTTATCGCTGATGGCATCCTGGTCAGCGATATCAATGGTCGCGATCTGACGGGTCCAGGGAATTTTTTCTCCCTTCCAGTGACGCAGACCGGTTTCATCGGGTACCCAGCCTTTGCAGGGCACTTTACAACCACAGCCCCCTGCCCGGACGAAGTCGAGCGGCTGCCCTTCTTTTTCGTCATTCCAGTATTTCCATTTGAAATCCAGAGGTGCCTGCGCAAAGGGTGCGTCGATGGCGCGTTGTCGCTGAGGGGTATCGGCATAAAAATTCATGCGCCCGCTGGGAGCATGAATGATGAAGACTCCCTTATCCCGGGCTGCTTTGAGTGTTTCGTTCATCGCGGGCGCCATTTCGGCAACCCGTTTGGCGGCCTGTTTACAGGTATGATCGTCCCACATGTCACAGACGATGATCGCGGTCTCTTCCGGTTTCCAGTAGAAGGTTTCTTTGACAGGACGATATTTTCCCGCGTCATCGGCAACGCGTTTCTGGAGAACAACGGGAAACGGTTTGGTTTCCGTCTTTTTCTCAGCCCGCCCCTGTCCTGCAGGAACGAAAATGAGTGTCAGCAGCAGAGCCGCTGCGATCAGACGTTTTCCCCGATTTTGAAACGAGTGCGGATCCATGGTTCCCTCTCAATTTAAATTAAAAAAATATCAATCTCTGCGCGCTTCAAACGAATCTATCATATCAAACGCGGACCATATAAAAAGGAAACTTAATAAATCTCAGGAGAATTCTGTCTGAACTTTGTTATACTAGACGCTCCCCTGGCATCCCAACGCGTTCCCTGAATTCAATTTTCAGCAGAGAAACCCTGAGGTCTCCTCCATGACAAAAGCTGTCTGCTTTCAATGCGGCCATATCAAATTTGGCTCGTTCATGCCCTGCGACCAATGTCAGGCCCGGCCCCGGACGGATGATGAAATGATTGTGTCCCTGGCCATGAGCGATCATTACTTTGCGGATCCGACACTGGAGCAGATGAGCCAGTACATTCAGGAACATAACAAGCCTCCACAGTTGGATCCGGAATCTGAAAAAGTATTTCGACGTAATTTTGAAGAGGTCAAAGCATCCGGCGCTCTGGATCAACTGTTCGAAGAAGGCGAGGAGACCTGAAACACCGGGAATCGAATCGCGCGAACAGAATCCAGAGGGGGGTGTTGTCGACCTGGTCAGGAAGCCCACAGAGATGATTTCTCAAAAAAATGTCCCCCAGCCTCGCGTCTCCGTCTATGCCAGCGGTGAACAATCGATGATGGACGCGTCCCAGGCACGCCGGCATCGTTTTTTTCTGCCGATTTTGAAGCTGTTTGTCCGCTCCGGGATCACGCCGAACCTGCTGACCGGCCTCTCACTGCTGTGTGGCATCGGGTTCTGCTTTACCTTTGGGCAAAGCTGGGAAGGAGCGCCGCTGGTTGCGCTGGGACTGCTGTTTTTGCATGTGCTGCTGGACGGCATTGATGGTCCCCTGGCCCGTTTCATGGGAACGGCGGGGAATCGCGGTTCATTTACCGATACGACAGCAGACCAGTTAGTCGTTGCTTTTACGACGATTACACTGATTCATTTTGATGTGGTCCATGCCACGGTCGGGGGCTTATATCTGCTGTTTTATACGCTGGTCGTGGTCTTCGCGATGATTCGCAGTTCGCTGGCCATTCCCTACAGCTGGCTGGTTCGTCCCCGGTTTATGGTCTATGCATGGATTCCCATTGATGTTTACTTCCTGCCGGGCACGCTGAATTATCTGCTCTGGTTATGCGTGCTCCCCCTGGCCTGGAAGTCGACCACCGGCTTTTACAAAATCCGGAAACAACTCTGACGAGTTGAATCCGGATCTGTAAAAAATAGAAACGCGAATCTGATTATTTGGTTTTCAGATCAAACTGAAAATCGTTTTCCTGATCGGCTTTGACATCGGCAGTCAGTGTTGTCTGCTCATTGTATTTGGCCGGAAGCAGTTCATTGCCGGGTTCTTCCGGATTTTTTTCTTTCGAAATTTTGACGGTATAATTTCCAGGAGTTGCTCCAGTGACATCCTGGTTATACATCAGTTCGAATTTTCCGTTTTCATCGGTCATCGCGAAGGCCGTTTTTCCCTGCTGGGGCTGGAAAAGTACATTGGCCGCCGGCAGTGGATTGCCATCCAGGCTCACGGTTCCCGTTACTGTAGCCAGTTCGGGCAGCGATTCGCCGCCGGAACAAGCCGTCAATGCTACGACTGCCAGCAGGCAGCCGACGATTTTTTTCTCAAACGCTCTGTGTTTCATGACTTTCATCTGTCTTTCAGTGAATATACTCCCCGTTCGTTAACGGATCGATGGCCGTTGATCTCTGCCAGTAATCGAAAACAAGGCAGTTCAGGGAGCGTTGAATCGAAAATCCCGCTGCCTCCGTATCAGAACGGTGCAGCGGGACATTGATAAAGCAATTCGAATATTAGAATTCGCCGATGACTTCACCGCCGCTGGCAGAAATCAGCGACTGCACGACGGAAGTCATGTCGGCATTTTCACTCAGGAAGCGGACGGCTCCGTCAGCCAGTAGAATATGCACGCCACCGGTGTGTGAACTACCGGCGCCCCAACCATAAACCCGCTGACTGTAGGCTGCATTCCGGGGGCGATTGATGCCCTGACCGGTGGGACGGATGGAATTGGTATGGGTGTAAGTATCCCAGTAAGGACCGAAGCCGACATAAACGTCAGATCCGCTGGTCGTTTTTTCAAACGGAGTTTCGATCAAGAGCATGGTGTTACTGGTTCCATCTTTGATCGCTGAAATTCTGGCTGATCCATTCAGGCCCAGTGCAGCTTTTTTGGAGTAGGTATCCCCCTGAAAGGAGCTGACTTTATCGGAGTCATACTGGTTCGCGGCGACTCCGTAGCTGGTACGGTGCGCACCGTTTGAGGTGTAGCTGCCGGCTGCGCTCTGGGTGCCTCTCGGATTTCCGCTTTCAGAAGGACAGATAAAAATTGAAAGCGTTGAGTCAAGCAGACCAAACTGATTGGCAGTGGTGGGTGGAGCGGTATGTCCACAGCTGGAGTGCATGGCAGGTCCACTGGGAATCGACCAGTTATAGAGATTATAAAGTGGTGCCTGGTCCAGGAACGGCAGAATCATCTGGAAACAGGTGTGATTCATGATGTTATTGGTGGAAAAAACTGACGTGCAGTTTGCACTGCCAGGATTAATCGCAGCGGGGGGCAGGACGCGGTGCGTATCATGATAATTGTGAAAGGCGAGACCCAGCTGTTTCAGATTATTTTTGCAGGTACTGCGACGGGCTGCTTCACGTGCCTGTTGTACGGCGGGAAGCAGAAGCGCGATCAAAATCGCAATGATGGCAATCACAACGAGCAGCTCAATCAGGGTGAAGCCACGCTTACGGGACATAAAATTCAACACAAAAGTCTCCTGTAGTAAAAAAGCAGAATGCAATAGTGGAACTGGTCTCTATTGAAAATTCAATGAGGCGCATTCCAGTGAGTGATGAGTTAATTGCAGGAGTTTCAGCATATTCCGAAGACTGTTATGAGAGCAGAATCCATTGCCGACTCAGAACGGAGGAATATGGGGATTGATGAGAGAATCGTGATGTTGTCTTTATTGGTCGGATATGAAAGAAAGGCAAGCCACTTTTCTTTCTAAAGTTTACTACTATTATAGAATCGTAGCACGCACCTGGTGAGGAGGCAATCGAGGAGACTTGATTCTCTGGGAAAAGGAGACCATTTCGATCGTTGGAGAGCCAGGAAGTGTGGCATTCTGTTCTGGTTGAGTTGTTAACCAGATTTTGAGACCAGCGAGATGGGTCATTCGTTGGGAGTAGACGTAAAAAAACTCCTTACTCAGAAGAGCAAGGAGTTTTAAAATATCCGGCAATAACCTACTTTCGCACTGGTGGGCACTATCATCGGCTCTGTGAGCTTAACTGTCGTGTTCGGAATGGGAACGCGTGTGGCCTCACAGATATGGTCACCGGAATTGACAGAGTCGCCAACCTTACGGCCGCACTACTCTGCCTGGTGTATTAAAATGGTAAAAGCAATAAGTAACGTTCTGTGACATAGAATTTGTTCTTAGCGTTTTTGATGTAAAAATCAAAACGGCTAAGCGTTCGTCCATTAGTACCGGTCAGCTGAGATGATTACTCACCTTACACATCCGGCCTATCAACCTGGTAGTCTTCCAGGGGACTCAAACGAAACCTAATCTTGGGAGAGGCTTCGCGCTTAGATGCTTTCAGCGCTTATCCTGACCGTACTTAGCTACCCTGCGGTGCCACTAGCGTGACAACAGGAACACCAGAGGTACGTCCCTCTAAATCCTCTCGTACTAAAGAGAAAACCCCTCAAGTTTCGTGCGCCCACAGAAGATAGGGACCAACCTGTCTCACGACGGTTTAAACCCAGCTCGCGTACCACTTTAATCGGCGAACAGCCGAACCCTTGGGAGCTTCTTCACCCCCAGGATGTGATGAGCCGACATCGAGGTGCCAAACCACTTCGCCGCTATGGACGCTCGGAAGTGATCAGCCTGTTATCCCCAGAGTACCTTTTATCTGTTGAGCGACGGCCCTTCCATTCGGAACCGCCGGATCACTAAGTCCGACTTTCGTCTCTGCTCGACTTATAGGTCTTGCAGTCAAGCACCCTTCTACCTTTGCGCTCTACGCCTGATTGCCAACCAGGCTGAGGGTACCTTTGAGCTCCTCCGTTACTCTTTAGGAGGAGACCGCCCCAGTCAAACTGCCCAACTGAAACTGTCCACTACCCGGATTCACGGGATAGTGTTAGATACCAAATAGGTCCAGGGTGGTATTTCAAGGGCGGCTCCACGAACACTAGCGTGCCCGTTTCAAAGCCTCCCACCTATCCTACACAAAACATATCTAGTACCAATATCAGCCTGCAGTAAAGGTTCATGGGGTCTTTCCGTCTTTCTGCGGGTACGTGGCATCTTCACCACGACTACAATTTCACCGAGTCGCTGGTTGAGACAGTGCTCCAGTCGTTACTCCATTCATGCAGGTCGGAACTTACCCGACAAGGAACTTCGCTACCTTAGGACCGTCATAGTTACGGCCGCCGTTTACCGGAGCTTCGGTTGCGAGCTTCGCCCGAAGGCTAACCCTCTTCCTTAACTTACCGGCACCGAGCAGGAGTCAGACTCTATACATCCTCTTACGAGTTCGCAGAGTCCTGTGTTTTTAGTAAACAGTCGCCAGAGCCGATTTTCTGTGGCCTCCAACAGCGTGAACCGTCGGAGGCACCCCTTATCGCTAACTTACGGGGTCAATTTGCAGAGTTCCTTAACCAGCGTTTTCTCGAGCGCCTTAGGCTACGCGCCTCACCTACCTGTGTCAGTTTTAGTACGGTCAGATATGCTTCAATCCTTAGAGGCTTTTCTTGGTTATGCGTCATATGACTTCGTCATCATTGGACTCGAGTGAAAGCCTTGGTCTGATGTGGCGGATTTTCCTATCCACGACCTTGTCTTCCCCTACGGGCATTTCTGTCAGCCCGATCACAATCTACACAACGTCCCCCCATCGGTCCACATATCCGGCGCAGGAATATTAACCTGCTCTCCATCGTCTACGCCTTTCGGCCTCAACTAAGGTACCGGCTAACCCTGGGCGGAATTACCTTCCCCAGGAAACCTTAGGTTTGCGGCGAACAGGATTCTCACCTGTTTTATCGTTACTCATTCCGGCATAATCACTTCCAGCACCCGACACCGCTCCTTTCGGTACGGCTTGTATCTGTGCTGGAACGCTCTCCTACCACTCAGCGTGAGCTGAATCCGCTGCTTCGGTGTCTTGCTTACTCCCGTTCATTATCGGTGCTAAAACACTCGACCAGTAAGCTATTACGCACTTTTTAAATGATGGCTGCTTCTAAGCCAACATCCTGGCTGTCACAGTATCTTAACATCCTTAGTGACTTAGCAAGACTTTGGGACCTTAGCAGGCGGTCTGGGTTGTTTCCCTCTCGACCACGAAGCTTCTCCCTCGTGGACTGACTCCTGAGATAATCGCAATGGTATTCGGAGTTTAACTAGGGTGGGTACCCGGGAAGGGCCCCAGTCCAAATCAGTGCTCTACCCCCATTACGTAGTGGCTCAAGGCTAGCCCTAAAGCTATTTCGGAGAGAACGAGCTATCTCCAGGTTTGATTAGACTTTTACTCCTCCCCACAAGTCATCCCCCCAGTTTTCAACCTAGGTGGGTTCGGTCCTCCACGCAGTCTTACCCGCGCTTCAACCTGCTCATGGGTAGTTCACCTGGTTTCGCGTCTACCGCCACTGACAAAACGCCCTATTCAGACTTGCTTTCGCTGAGACTACGGCCCGGAAGGCCTTAATCGAGCCATTGACGGTAACTCGCCGGATCATTATGCAAAAGGCACGCCGTCACACTTATCCGAAGATAATAGTGCTCCGACAGCTTGTAAGCGTATGGTTTCAGGTTCTTTCCCTCCCCTAACAGGGGTTCTTTTCATCTTTCGGTCACCCTACTTTTCACTATCGGTCATCAGAGAATACTTAGCCTTAGGAGATGGACCTCCCAGATTCAGTCCGGATTCCACGTGGCCGGACCTACTCGGGTACCTGTCGGAAGTCTGTTCACTTTCAAATACGGGACTGTCACCCTCTATGGTTTCGCTTTCCAACGAATTCTTCTAGCAAACAGTTTTGTAACTCCACAATGACAAGCCCCACGACCCCGCCTTGCCGAAGCAAGACGGTTTAGGCTAGATTCGCTTTCGCTCGCCGCTACTAACGAAGTCGCTGTTGCTTTCCTTTCCTGCGGTTACTGAGATGTTTCAGTTCACCGCGTGTGCCTCATATACCTATGTATTCAGTATATGATAATTCGGGAACCTCGGGATCAACGCTCGTTTGACAACTTCCCCAAGATTATCGCAGTCTTCCACGCCCTTCATCGCCATCTGATGCCAAGACATCCCCCATACGCCCTTAATAGCTTAGCCGTAATAATTTTTACCTCACATTCGGCACTTTGCCTCGTGGGAGCCAAAAACATTACAACCCGATTTCAATTCACAAGACCTTGCATAACAGCCTTGCACTTGAATCGTTTGCCTAAGAACAAATCTCGCTCAGCAATACCATTTCCGAAGAATTGGTATTGCAACTTGAGAACACTATGTTTATAGATGCCACTTATTACTTTTACCAAATTGTCAAAGATCATCGACCCTCCGGGTCATACCCCAGAGAGAAACAGCCAACCAAAATCAGCTGAATCAGAGCCAGCAGTGCTGGATTTGATTCAATCGACTTAAGTCAGCTGAGAGAGTTATTTTATCGTCGCCTCTCAGCGAGTCAACCGTCCGGGAGAAGTTTTTTGAAAAAGTTTTTCAACTCTCTTCGAACCGTTTTTGCCGCAAACTGTTTTGCGACAACCACTTGCGGCCAACAACTTTTGTTAACTTCAAGTGAAGGAGCGGGATCTTAACCTTTTCAAAACTGCCCGTCAACTCATGGAAACCAAAATTTCCAAAAAGTGTTTCAAATCCCTTCGGACAGTTTTCGCCGCAAATCTCTTTGCGACAACCACTTACGCTTAACAACCTTTGCCAAACCCAAGTGAAGGAGCGGGATCTTAACCATTCCGAAACCGCTCGTCAACTCACGGGAACCAAAATTCCCAGAAAGTGTTTTAGAATTTTTAAGACCCGTTTTTTAAAACCTCACAAGGTAAACGTGGTCCCCTAAAACACAAATGGAGACGACCGGGATCGAACCGGCAACCTCCGCCTTGCAAGGGCGGCGCTCTCCCAGTTGAGCTACGTCCCCTCAAAAGACGCCGACAATAGTATTGCCGGCAAATCCCATTGCGGCAAATTAAATTTGCCAGACAAGCGGGATACCTCTTAGAGAGAGAAAAAAATGGGCGTACGTGGATTCGAACCACGGACCTCAGCTTTATCAGAGCTGCGCTCTAACCAACTGAGCTATACGCCCCAATAAGAGGACGCGTATTCTGTCTTCTTATGTGTGTGCTGTAAAGTCACTTTCGGCACTACTTTTACAAAAAATCACTTTTTCTTCACCGTAGTCTGACACACCTATCTCCAGCGAGGTTCAGAGCTTCCCTGCTGTTTTCTTTTTTTCCCGGAATCATCCAACGCCTTCTGCTCCCGGGGCGTAATGTTAGCAGAAGCGTTTAACAGAGAACTTCAACTGCAGAAGCCATCAGAATAGAAAGCTCTGGCCATGTGCTGCTCGCTGTTTAAAATCAGTTTATCGCTGCTGCTGGCAGCCAGCCTGATGTTTCCCGGCAGCTGGTGCTGTCAGGCTCTGGAACAGCATAATCTGCAGGCCGCTGTCCCCCCTACACCGGAACCCCTGACCCAGACAGGTCAGGACCAAAAGCCGGCAAGTACCACGGGCAGCCACCCACACTGTGATGAAACGCTCTTTGCTTCTACGGGTAAATCCCGCCTGTCCGTCAATTCTGCTCCGTTCGTGGGCAGCGAGACCATCGCTGCCGGCACGCACTCCGCCCAGGAATTGATTCCGGCTGGCCTGGATGCCCCCGTTTCCGCTCAACCTCTGCACCTGATGCATTGTGTCTGGCTCTGCTGATCATGGGAGTTCGCTT is a window from the Gimesia benthica genome containing:
- a CDS encoding DUF1559 domain-containing protein, translating into MLNFMSRKRGFTLIELLVVIAIIAILIALLLPAVQQAREAARRSTCKNNLKQLGLAFHNYHDTHRVLPPAAINPGSANCTSVFSTNNIMNHTCFQMILPFLDQAPLYNLYNWSIPSGPAMHSSCGHTAPPTTANQFGLLDSTLSIFICPSESGNPRGTQSAAGSYTSNGAHRTSYGVAANQYDSDKVSSFQGDTYSKKAALGLNGSARISAIKDGTSNTMLLIETPFEKTTSGSDVYVGFGPYWDTYTHTNSIRPTGQGINRPRNAAYSQRVYGWGAGSSHTGGVHILLADGAVRFLSENADMTSVVQSLISASGGEVIGEF